The following coding sequences lie in one Primulina huaijiensis isolate GDHJ02 chromosome 2, ASM1229523v2, whole genome shotgun sequence genomic window:
- the LOC140956564 gene encoding uncharacterized protein: MIESGLRAVIVNKPPKEAASDVSETELAKIEKWLDHDLQAKSYMLASMSNELQRRFEEAANAADIHLHLKELYGVQTRSGRHATVKELMTTRLRDGTSVHEHGVRMIXAETSKNNHQAKHQ, translated from the exons atgattgaaagcgggttacgagcAGTCATCGTAAAT aagccaccgaAAGAGGCAGCTTCGGACGTCAGTGAGACTGAACTAGCTAAGATTGAGAAATGGTTGGACCATGATCTCCAAGCTAAAAGCTatatgttggcttctatgtcgaatgaactgcAGAGGCGGTTTGAGGAGGCTgcgaatgctgctgacattcaccttcatctgaaagagtTGTATGGAGTACAGACTCGCTCAGGGAGACATGCTACTGtgaaagaactcatgactacacgtctGCGAGATGGGACTTctgtccatgagcatggtgttaggatgattNATGCTGAAACAAGTAAAAATAATCATCAAGCAAAGCATCAATAA